A window from Planococcus maritimus encodes these proteins:
- a CDS encoding ABC transporter permease yields the protein MNAFFDTLISRQDMIQDAFIEHIYLSFVAVAIGIAIALPTGVIIARYRRFAEPVIGVTAIFQTIPSLALFGFLVPILGIGSPTALIALIIYALLPILRNTYAGIVGVDGSTIEAGRGMGMTRTQILRQIELPLALPFIMAGVRTATVLTVGIATLATFVGAGGLGDIIYRGLQSYNNSLVLAGALPVALLAIGFDLILKWIEKRATPKGLKI from the coding sequence ATGAATGCATTTTTCGATACACTTATTAGCAGGCAAGATATGATACAAGATGCCTTTATTGAACACATCTATTTATCATTTGTAGCAGTGGCGATTGGTATTGCTATCGCTTTGCCGACGGGCGTCATTATCGCTCGCTACCGGCGCTTTGCTGAACCGGTTATCGGTGTGACGGCGATATTTCAAACGATACCAAGTTTAGCGTTGTTCGGGTTTTTAGTGCCCATTCTTGGCATCGGCTCGCCGACAGCTTTAATTGCATTGATCATCTATGCGCTATTGCCAATCTTACGGAATACATATGCCGGCATTGTCGGAGTTGATGGATCGACGATTGAGGCAGGGCGCGGTATGGGCATGACGAGAACGCAGATTTTACGTCAAATCGAACTGCCGCTTGCGCTGCCGTTTATCATGGCAGGCGTCCGTACTGCAACGGTTTTGACGGTCGGCATCGCGACGCTCGCCACTTTTGTTGGTGCGGGCGGGCTTGGCGACATTATTTACCGCGGTCTGCAATCGTATAATAACTCTTTGGTGCTTGCGGGCGCCTTGCCGGTTGCTTTATTGGCGATCGGGTTCGACTTGATCTTGAAATGGATCGAAAAACGGGCCACGCCAAAAGGCTTGAAAATCTAA
- a CDS encoding glycine betaine ABC transporter substrate-binding protein, with protein MKKTAFGILLGTSAVLAACSGGGADSEPIIIGGKPWTEQYILPHIVGQYIEANSDYSVEYEEGLGEVSILTPALEQGDIDMYVEYTGTGLKDVLKRESTPGQSSEEVLEEVRAGYEEELGATWLEPLGFENGYTLAYAKDYDADTYSDLAEISKSEDMTFGAPHPFYERQGDGYDDMVATYPFEFSATESFDPAIMYEAVQNGDVDVIPAFTTDSRIDLFDLKTTEDDQSFFPKYDAVPVVRMETLEEYPELEELLNELAGQITEEEMLAMNSRVDADQEIPNEVAREFLIEKGLIEE; from the coding sequence ATGAAAAAAACAGCATTTGGCATCTTGCTTGGAACGTCCGCAGTCTTAGCGGCATGCAGCGGCGGGGGAGCGGATTCGGAACCGATCATTATCGGAGGCAAGCCTTGGACAGAACAATACATTCTGCCACATATTGTCGGACAGTATATCGAGGCGAATTCCGATTATAGCGTGGAATACGAAGAAGGGCTCGGGGAAGTATCGATTTTGACGCCAGCACTTGAGCAAGGCGATATCGACATGTACGTCGAATACACCGGAACCGGCTTGAAAGACGTCTTGAAGCGGGAGTCGACGCCAGGACAGTCTTCTGAAGAAGTATTAGAAGAAGTGCGGGCGGGTTATGAAGAAGAATTGGGTGCTACATGGCTCGAACCACTCGGATTTGAAAACGGTTATACGTTGGCATACGCCAAAGACTACGACGCGGACACTTATTCGGATCTTGCGGAAATCTCGAAATCTGAAGACATGACTTTCGGGGCACCGCATCCATTTTATGAACGCCAAGGAGACGGCTATGATGACATGGTTGCCACATACCCATTCGAGTTTTCAGCGACTGAAAGCTTCGATCCGGCGATTATGTATGAAGCGGTCCAAAATGGAGACGTCGATGTGATCCCGGCCTTCACAACCGACAGCCGCATCGACTTGTTCGACTTAAAAACGACAGAAGACGACCAGTCGTTTTTCCCGAAATACGATGCAGTACCGGTCGTCCGGATGGAAACGCTCGAAGAATATCCTGAACTTGAGGAGTTGCTGAACGAACTTGCCGGACAGATCACAGAAGAAGAAATGCTTGCGATGAACTCGCGGGTTGATGCAGACCAAGAAATCCCGAACGAAGTAGCGCGTGAATTCCTGATTGAAAAAGGTTTAATCGAAGAATGA
- a CDS encoding uracil-DNA glycosylase encodes MYRISQELAEMGKKRIEGFPVDGFVWGTGPESPALMLVGEAPGENEVETGIPFTGRAGKELMASLEGVGLTREDVYITSAVRSRPYKWGEKRSRGGEMIKRKYNRAPTKKEIIAHAPILDEEIRAVKPPVIVTLGNVGLQRLIGREAKIMQLHGVLMETPILYWDEEASAFLETKESYHIFPTFHPASVFYNPPVREHKDADWEKLGRLLRNEVYK; translated from the coding sequence ATGTATAGAATTTCTCAAGAATTAGCGGAAATGGGCAAGAAGCGTATCGAAGGGTTTCCGGTAGATGGTTTTGTCTGGGGAACTGGCCCGGAGTCTCCTGCTTTGATGCTGGTTGGAGAAGCGCCAGGGGAGAACGAAGTGGAAACGGGCATCCCGTTTACTGGTCGCGCCGGCAAAGAATTGATGGCATCACTCGAAGGCGTCGGACTCACGCGAGAGGATGTCTATATTACGAGTGCGGTCAGAAGCCGGCCGTATAAATGGGGAGAAAAACGTAGCCGCGGGGGTGAAATGATAAAGCGTAAGTACAACCGTGCCCCCACCAAAAAAGAAATCATTGCTCATGCACCGATTCTGGATGAAGAAATCCGTGCGGTAAAACCGCCTGTAATTGTAACGCTCGGCAATGTCGGCCTGCAGCGACTCATTGGGCGAGAGGCTAAGATCATGCAATTGCACGGAGTTTTAATGGAAACGCCAATTCTTTACTGGGACGAAGAAGCGAGCGCGTTCTTGGAAACGAAAGAGAGCTATCATATTTTTCCGACGTTTCATCCGGCAAGCGTCTTTTACAACCCGCCTGTTCGGGAGCATAAAGATGCGGATTGGGAAAAGCTCGGGCGGTTACTGCGCAACGAAGTGTATAAATAA
- a CDS encoding DUF4003 family protein: MEVKKIEETYERISKALGWTTDKQVSLAVAMIYLSRGREFDEDAHHQVSQLIKNQEGFLSPLRAHLHHIVTAYLTLGEKPAQEALELLNANQRALNEHKFWKSSYTYLGGLMMTKPEEAGRARELYKAMQTHHPFLTSSEDIPYVALLSNQEGDVRERAETMNRYYKELRPQGFSAGNQLQWLSQVLTFDSPVFQPEVAGRVVAIRDFLKAEKIKVRVEHYPVLGFLAVAKADGEALRKVVDMARELEASKLFRWYGQWVLPSAIQLTLAESVQLHEKGVAVFAASIEMLLQAQQAAMMLGMSAIIASSNNSGS, encoded by the coding sequence ATGGAAGTCAAAAAAATCGAGGAAACTTACGAGCGGATTTCAAAAGCGCTAGGCTGGACGACTGATAAGCAGGTATCGCTTGCAGTTGCGATGATTTATTTGAGCCGCGGCCGTGAATTTGATGAGGACGCTCATCATCAGGTTTCTCAGCTTATCAAAAATCAAGAAGGATTCTTGTCGCCGCTGCGTGCGCACCTTCACCATATCGTCACGGCTTACCTGACGCTTGGAGAAAAGCCTGCACAAGAAGCGTTGGAATTGCTAAATGCTAACCAACGAGCTTTGAACGAGCACAAGTTCTGGAAGAGTTCCTATACTTATCTCGGCGGTTTGATGATGACAAAGCCAGAAGAAGCGGGGCGTGCGAGGGAATTGTATAAGGCCATGCAAACCCACCATCCTTTCCTTACGTCAAGTGAAGATATCCCATACGTTGCCTTGTTGTCGAATCAAGAAGGTGATGTGCGGGAGCGTGCGGAAACCATGAACCGTTATTATAAGGAGTTGCGCCCTCAAGGGTTTTCAGCCGGCAACCAGCTGCAATGGCTAAGTCAGGTCCTGACATTCGATTCGCCCGTATTTCAGCCGGAAGTGGCAGGTCGAGTCGTGGCAATTCGTGATTTTCTGAAAGCGGAAAAGATAAAAGTGCGTGTGGAACATTATCCCGTGCTGGGCTTTTTGGCTGTCGCAAAAGCGGATGGAGAAGCTTTGCGTAAGGTTGTGGATATGGCCCGTGAGCTAGAAGCGTCGAAATTATTCCGTTGGTACGGTCAGTGGGTTCTCCCATCAGCAATCCAATTGACCTTGGCAGAATCAGTGCAGCTTCATGAAAAAGGCGTGGCGGTATTCGCGGCTTCGATCGAAATGCTTTTGCAGGCCCAGCAAGCAGCGATGATGCTCGGCATGAGTGCAATCATCGCTTCTTCTAATAATTCCGGGAGCTGA
- the zupT gene encoding zinc transporter ZupT — translation MDSTVLFALGLTLFAGLATGIGSLIAFFASRTNTKFLSVSLGFSAGVMIYVSMIEIFFKAKDALTAAQGETTGYWLTLAGFFGGMVFMAVLDRILPQMGNPHEVRTVEDMDEGPTNDEYARLRKMGIFTALAIAIHNFPEGIATFMSAIQDPALGIAIAIAVAIHNIPEGIAVSVPIYYATGSRKKAFQYSFLSGVSEPVGAIAAWLFLMPFLSDTLFGIIFAGVAGIMVFISLDELLPAAKRYDEAHLSIYGLVAGMAVMALSLVLLV, via the coding sequence ATGGACAGTACGGTTTTATTCGCCCTTGGCTTGACGCTTTTTGCAGGGCTTGCAACCGGGATCGGCAGTTTGATCGCATTCTTCGCTTCGCGCACCAATACGAAGTTCCTGTCCGTATCACTCGGATTTTCGGCGGGGGTCATGATTTATGTCTCCATGATCGAAATTTTCTTTAAAGCGAAAGACGCGTTGACAGCAGCGCAAGGAGAGACGACTGGCTATTGGCTGACGCTCGCGGGCTTTTTTGGCGGGATGGTTTTCATGGCAGTTCTTGACCGCATCCTGCCGCAAATGGGTAATCCCCATGAAGTACGGACGGTGGAAGACATGGATGAAGGGCCGACGAATGACGAATATGCCCGGCTCCGCAAGATGGGAATTTTCACGGCGCTCGCCATTGCGATCCACAATTTTCCGGAAGGCATCGCGACATTCATGTCAGCGATTCAGGATCCTGCGCTCGGCATCGCCATCGCGATCGCAGTGGCAATCCACAATATTCCGGAAGGCATCGCAGTGTCGGTACCCATCTACTATGCGACTGGCAGCCGCAAGAAAGCATTCCAATACAGCTTTCTCTCAGGGGTCTCCGAACCAGTCGGCGCGATTGCCGCATGGCTGTTTTTGATGCCGTTTTTGAGCGATACTTTGTTCGGCATTATTTTCGCGGGCGTTGCGGGGATCATGGTATTCATCTCGCTGGATGAGTTGTTGCCAGCTGCGAAGCGCTACGACGAAGCCCATCTATCGATTTACGGATTGGTTGCCGGAATGGCAGTTATGGCTCTTAGCCTTGTTCTTCTCGTATAA
- a CDS encoding MFS transporter, whose protein sequence is MTTTTEKNTKPISQRKLLGVAGLGWLFDAMDVGILAFVIAALHEDWGLTSQQMGWIGSVNSIGMAVGAFVFGIYADRVGRKKIFIITLLLFSLASGISAFTTTLAAFLILRFFVGMGLGGELPVASTLVSESVPAKDRGRVVVLLESFWAAGWLVAAIISYFIIPEYGWRIALLLTALPAFYALYLRINLPDSPQFTAKKDVLRSVSTNIRDVWSKTYRRPTIMLWIVWFTVVFSYYGMFLWLPSVMVMKGFPLIQSFQYVLIMTLAQLPGYFSAAWLIERAGRKFVLVTYLIGTAASALAFGNADTVTALVVSGAFLSFFNLGAWGALYAYSPEQYPTVIRATGTGMAASFGRIGGILGPLLVGSMLTAGFGLNVIFAIFCVSILIGAMAVAFLGTETKQMELE, encoded by the coding sequence ATGACAACTACGACAGAAAAAAATACAAAACCTATTTCACAACGAAAATTATTGGGCGTCGCGGGACTTGGTTGGCTGTTTGATGCCATGGACGTCGGAATTTTGGCGTTTGTTATTGCGGCGCTTCACGAAGATTGGGGACTGACTTCCCAGCAGATGGGCTGGATCGGCAGCGTCAACTCGATTGGGATGGCTGTGGGCGCATTCGTCTTCGGCATTTATGCCGACCGTGTCGGGCGCAAGAAAATTTTCATCATCACCTTATTATTGTTCTCGCTGGCGAGCGGCATCTCGGCGTTTACTACGACGCTTGCCGCTTTCCTAATCTTGCGTTTCTTTGTCGGCATGGGACTTGGCGGAGAATTGCCGGTCGCTTCGACTTTGGTGTCAGAAAGTGTCCCGGCAAAGGATCGCGGTCGGGTGGTTGTATTGCTTGAAAGTTTTTGGGCTGCCGGCTGGCTGGTTGCTGCGATTATTTCGTACTTCATCATCCCTGAATACGGCTGGCGGATCGCGCTATTGCTGACGGCCTTGCCTGCTTTTTATGCATTGTATTTGCGCATCAATTTGCCGGATTCGCCGCAGTTCACAGCGAAAAAAGACGTGCTGCGCTCGGTTTCGACGAATATCCGTGATGTCTGGTCGAAAACTTACCGGCGTCCGACAATCATGCTGTGGATTGTTTGGTTTACTGTGGTGTTCTCTTATTATGGAATGTTCCTGTGGCTTCCGAGTGTTATGGTCATGAAAGGCTTTCCCCTCATTCAAAGTTTCCAATATGTGCTGATCATGACGCTTGCGCAATTGCCAGGATATTTCTCAGCAGCTTGGCTGATTGAGCGCGCTGGCCGGAAATTCGTGTTGGTGACGTATTTGATCGGAACAGCCGCTTCCGCACTAGCTTTCGGCAACGCCGATACGGTTACTGCGCTGGTAGTGTCTGGAGCGTTCTTGTCATTTTTCAACCTAGGGGCATGGGGAGCGCTTTACGCTTACTCGCCTGAACAGTATCCAACCGTTATTCGCGCCACAGGCACAGGAATGGCCGCGTCGTTTGGGCGCATCGGAGGCATTCTCGGGCCGCTTCTTGTTGGTTCCATGCTGACGGCAGGATTTGGGCTCAATGTGATTTTTGCGATTTTCTGCGTCTCGATATTGATCGGCGCAATGGCGGTCGCTTTCCTTGGGACTGAAACGAAACAGATGGAATTGGAATGA
- a CDS encoding acyl-CoA dehydrogenase family protein: MARYRFEEEEHTMFRKSLRKFLEKEAVPYYEQWEKDRLIPKSFWRKLGDMGFLCPQVEEQYGGLGLDFRYGVIIGEEMERVGASLTGVGLHNDITVPYIEAYGTDQQKQDWLPGCISGEYITAIAMTEPGAGSDLASISATAVKDGDHYIVNGQKTFITNGINCTHVLVVVKTDSKAEPKHKGISLLMVEEGTPGFTKGRKLDKVGLHAQDTSELYFEDCRVPTGNLVGEENRGFTYLMEKLQQERLVVALAAQIASEDMLEMTIDYVKSRKAFGKPISAFQNTQFKLVEMATEIELGKAFLESLIEDHMAGKDVVSKVSMAKYWLTETAKKISSDCMQLHGGYGYMEEYKIARRYRDIPVAAIYAGSNEIMKTIIAKRMGL; encoded by the coding sequence ATGGCGAGATATCGTTTTGAAGAAGAAGAACATACAATGTTCCGTAAATCCTTGCGTAAATTTTTAGAGAAAGAAGCGGTGCCCTATTACGAACAATGGGAAAAAGACCGCCTCATCCCAAAATCATTCTGGAGAAAACTTGGGGATATGGGCTTTTTATGCCCTCAAGTAGAAGAGCAGTATGGTGGGCTTGGCCTTGATTTTCGCTACGGCGTCATTATCGGCGAAGAGATGGAACGCGTCGGGGCGAGTTTGACGGGTGTCGGACTTCACAATGACATTACCGTTCCTTATATTGAAGCATATGGAACAGATCAACAGAAACAAGATTGGCTTCCAGGGTGTATTAGCGGTGAATACATTACAGCCATCGCGATGACGGAACCGGGGGCTGGGTCGGATCTCGCCAGTATTTCCGCAACAGCTGTAAAAGACGGTGACCATTATATTGTTAACGGCCAGAAGACCTTTATCACCAACGGCATCAATTGTACGCATGTATTGGTAGTCGTCAAAACCGATTCGAAAGCGGAGCCGAAGCATAAAGGCATCTCGTTGTTGATGGTCGAAGAAGGGACACCTGGGTTCACGAAAGGACGCAAGCTCGATAAAGTCGGACTTCACGCACAAGACACCTCAGAGTTGTATTTCGAAGATTGCCGGGTGCCTACCGGAAATCTCGTGGGAGAAGAGAACCGAGGCTTTACATACTTAATGGAAAAATTGCAGCAGGAGCGGCTCGTCGTGGCGCTTGCCGCACAAATCGCATCGGAAGACATGCTCGAGATGACGATCGATTATGTGAAATCCCGCAAAGCATTCGGCAAGCCCATCAGCGCATTTCAGAACACTCAGTTCAAGCTAGTGGAGATGGCAACGGAGATTGAACTGGGCAAAGCGTTTTTAGAGTCGTTGATCGAAGACCATATGGCAGGAAAAGACGTCGTCTCGAAAGTGTCGATGGCGAAATATTGGCTGACAGAGACGGCGAAGAAAATTTCGAGCGACTGCATGCAATTACACGGTGGCTATGGGTATATGGAAGAATATAAAATCGCCCGTCGCTACCGGGACATTCCGGTGGCTGCGATTTATGCCGGATCGAATGAAATTATGAAAACCATCATCGCTAAACGGATGGGGCTGTGA
- a CDS encoding thiolase family protein, protein MREVVIVEGVRSPVGRRKGKLNEMRPDELAAVVLEGLMKRAGVDKGLVEDVILGCVSQSGEQGGNIARTAALIAGFPDSVPGVTIDRQCGSSQQAVHFGAQAILAGDMDIVIAGGVESMTRVPMFSNMQGAQPSGKLTDQYEIINQGLSAERIAAQWGFSRQQLDAYAVKSHERAQNAIESGHYDKEIVSIEVPEEQSGFQKVATDEGPRAGTTEEVLAGLKPAFDEQGVITAGNASQMSDGASAVLLMSNEKAQELGLKPKARILARTVVGSDPTLMLTGPIAATKKVLAKAGLSIEDMDRYEVNEAFAPVPLAWLSDIGGDPDKLNVNGGAIALGHPLGATGTKLLVSLVHELERSDSRYGLLAICEGMGMANATIIERLS, encoded by the coding sequence ATGAGAGAGGTAGTCATCGTTGAAGGGGTTCGGTCGCCAGTCGGCAGGCGCAAAGGCAAATTAAATGAAATGCGCCCGGATGAACTGGCAGCTGTCGTGCTAGAGGGATTGATGAAACGGGCGGGCGTCGACAAAGGCTTGGTAGAAGACGTCATTCTCGGTTGTGTTTCTCAATCGGGAGAACAAGGCGGCAATATCGCAAGAACCGCGGCATTGATCGCCGGCTTCCCGGATTCTGTGCCTGGGGTAACCATCGACCGCCAATGCGGATCGAGCCAGCAAGCTGTTCACTTTGGTGCGCAGGCGATTCTTGCGGGTGATATGGATATTGTTATTGCAGGCGGCGTGGAAAGCATGACGCGTGTCCCGATGTTCTCTAATATGCAAGGGGCGCAGCCGAGTGGAAAATTGACCGATCAATACGAAATCATCAATCAAGGTTTATCAGCAGAACGCATTGCGGCACAATGGGGATTCAGCCGGCAGCAATTAGATGCGTATGCAGTTAAGAGCCATGAACGCGCGCAAAATGCTATTGAAAGCGGACACTATGACAAGGAAATTGTCTCGATTGAAGTGCCGGAAGAACAAAGCGGTTTCCAGAAAGTCGCGACAGACGAAGGGCCAAGAGCTGGGACGACCGAAGAGGTGCTCGCTGGGTTGAAACCTGCTTTTGATGAACAAGGCGTTATTACGGCAGGCAACGCCAGCCAAATGAGTGACGGGGCATCCGCTGTCTTATTGATGTCGAACGAAAAAGCGCAGGAGCTTGGATTGAAACCGAAAGCGCGTATTCTTGCCCGCACAGTAGTCGGATCCGATCCAACGTTGATGTTGACGGGGCCGATAGCGGCGACGAAAAAAGTGCTGGCGAAAGCCGGACTGTCAATTGAAGATATGGACCGCTATGAAGTGAATGAAGCCTTTGCGCCTGTTCCGCTCGCATGGCTTTCAGATATCGGGGGAGATCCGGATAAGCTTAACGTCAACGGTGGCGCGATTGCATTGGGGCATCCTTTAGGTGCGACCGGAACGAAATTATTGGTATCGCTCGTTCACGAACTTGAGCGCTCGGATAGCCGTTACGGCTTGCTGGCTATTTGTGAAGGCATGGGAATGGCCAATGCGACGATCATTGAACGGCTTTCTTAA
- a CDS encoding GNAT family N-acetyltransferase — protein MEWKWYREIDLYMEKVRPLLEQREDLYSLFLGVLGQIEQGRYNSFFLGLAEDAEGMAALALITPPHPLQLIVLREEEVVTALAAAEFRRAEIAVSGVIGDKATASKFAAAWGGTADIAMDQGLYRIDAVQRKLEKSPGSWRVANRLDAPLLVEWYQLFSEETDIGNPSLEESEEKIGDFILRKEVFLWEDEGHVVSCMKKARPSKHGITVSFVFTPKEWRKKGYARTLVAEVTEELLNEYDFAMLYTDLSNGTSNKIYKEIGYEQIANPVHLKLEEPAGE, from the coding sequence ATGGAGTGGAAATGGTACCGAGAAATTGATTTGTATATGGAAAAAGTACGTCCGTTGTTGGAGCAAAGGGAAGATCTATATAGTTTATTTCTCGGCGTGCTCGGCCAGATCGAACAAGGGCGCTACAATAGCTTCTTTTTAGGGCTTGCAGAAGATGCGGAAGGAATGGCTGCACTGGCCTTGATAACACCGCCACATCCTTTGCAATTGATCGTTTTACGTGAGGAAGAAGTTGTGACAGCATTGGCGGCTGCAGAATTCCGCCGTGCCGAGATCGCTGTTTCCGGGGTCATCGGGGACAAGGCGACAGCTAGTAAATTTGCTGCGGCTTGGGGAGGAACTGCAGACATTGCGATGGACCAAGGCTTGTACCGAATCGACGCAGTGCAGAGAAAACTAGAAAAAAGCCCCGGCAGCTGGCGAGTGGCGAATCGTCTAGATGCGCCTTTGTTAGTGGAATGGTATCAATTGTTTAGTGAAGAAACCGATATTGGAAATCCCTCATTAGAAGAGTCCGAAGAAAAAATCGGCGACTTCATCTTGCGCAAGGAAGTATTTCTCTGGGAAGACGAAGGGCACGTTGTGTCTTGCATGAAAAAAGCGCGTCCATCCAAGCATGGCATTACCGTTTCGTTTGTTTTTACGCCCAAAGAATGGCGAAAAAAAGGCTATGCCCGGACACTTGTTGCCGAAGTTACAGAAGAGCTGCTGAATGAGTATGATTTTGCTATGCTTTATACAGACCTGTCAAACGGCACTTCCAATAAAATTTACAAGGAAATCGGCTATGAACAGATCGCCAATCCGGTCCACTTGAAACTTGAAGAGCCGGCGGGGGAGTAA
- a CDS encoding SDR family NAD(P)-dependent oxidoreductase yields MDFSKVKAIVTGGASGLGEATVRHIAESGGRAVIFDLNEERAQAVMADFDEGQVGYIETDVTNALQVEESVGIAVDQLGHINLLVNCAGIATPGKVVSKGQPLAFERFEKVIQVNLVGSFNVLRVVAAAMQGNESNEEGERGVIISTASVAAFEGQIGQAAYSASKGGIVSMTLPIARELARDGIRVLAIAPGLMQTPMFEGLPESTIASLSATVPFPARLGRPVEYAKLVKSIVDNPLLNGEVIRLDGAIRMQPK; encoded by the coding sequence ATGGATTTTTCTAAAGTGAAAGCAATCGTCACTGGAGGAGCTTCTGGATTAGGGGAAGCAACAGTGCGCCACATTGCAGAAAGCGGAGGTCGTGCAGTCATTTTCGATCTTAACGAAGAGCGTGCGCAGGCAGTCATGGCTGATTTCGACGAGGGGCAAGTCGGTTATATCGAAACGGATGTGACGAATGCGCTTCAAGTGGAAGAAAGTGTGGGAATAGCAGTCGATCAACTAGGCCATATCAATCTGCTGGTTAATTGCGCAGGCATCGCCACGCCAGGAAAAGTCGTGTCAAAAGGACAGCCGCTAGCATTTGAACGTTTTGAAAAAGTTATCCAAGTCAATTTAGTCGGCAGTTTCAATGTCTTGCGTGTGGTAGCGGCCGCAATGCAAGGCAACGAATCGAATGAAGAAGGAGAGCGCGGCGTCATTATTTCGACCGCCTCTGTCGCAGCCTTTGAAGGGCAAATCGGCCAAGCAGCTTATAGCGCATCAAAAGGTGGGATCGTCTCAATGACTTTGCCGATTGCCCGTGAACTCGCACGTGATGGCATTCGCGTCTTAGCGATTGCGCCAGGACTTATGCAAACGCCAATGTTCGAAGGCTTGCCAGAATCCACCATCGCTTCGCTGTCTGCGACGGTGCCGTTTCCCGCACGCCTAGGCCGTCCTGTTGAATACGCCAAATTGGTCAAAAGCATTGTCGACAATCCGTTATTGAATGGCGAAGTGATTCGTTTGGACGGCGCGATTCGCATGCAACCGAAATAA
- a CDS encoding ABC transporter ATP-binding protein, with the protein MIRFDKVTKRFPDGTEALKDITLDLPARQLTAIIGPSGCGKTTLMKMVNKLENPTAGAIYIDDEPITGMDEVKLRRSIGYVIQRIGLFPHMTIADNVSLVPKLLNWPADKTNERSRELLQLVGLDPDVFMDRYPLELSGGQQQRVGVVRALAGDPNIVLMDEPFSALDPISREQLQDELRHLQQEIHKTIIFVTHDMDEALKIADTIVVMKDGQVEQIGTPQQLIDEPANEFVRNFIGTERINQKRSFGERRLKEFVSLFETDWAGEAEPAEAGMSVGDAHQLLEQSGKPRLAVVDKGEVVGFAGERELLRAALQAGKGATA; encoded by the coding sequence ATGATCCGCTTTGACAAGGTCACAAAACGCTTTCCAGATGGGACGGAAGCGTTGAAAGACATTACGCTCGATCTGCCCGCGCGCCAGCTAACGGCCATTATTGGCCCAAGTGGTTGCGGCAAAACGACCTTAATGAAAATGGTGAACAAGCTGGAAAATCCGACAGCAGGCGCCATATACATAGACGATGAGCCGATCACCGGCATGGACGAGGTGAAGTTAAGGCGGTCGATTGGTTATGTCATCCAACGCATCGGCCTGTTTCCGCATATGACCATTGCTGATAATGTCTCGCTGGTGCCGAAGCTATTGAATTGGCCTGCAGATAAAACCAACGAACGTTCAAGAGAACTGCTGCAACTTGTCGGATTGGATCCGGACGTCTTTATGGACAGGTATCCGTTGGAATTGAGCGGAGGCCAGCAGCAACGAGTCGGCGTCGTCCGTGCGCTCGCGGGAGACCCGAACATCGTCTTGATGGATGAACCGTTTTCGGCTCTCGACCCAATCAGCCGGGAACAATTGCAGGACGAGCTGCGCCATTTGCAGCAAGAAATCCATAAAACGATTATTTTTGTCACCCACGATATGGACGAGGCCTTGAAAATTGCCGATACCATCGTCGTGATGAAAGATGGCCAAGTCGAGCAAATTGGAACGCCGCAACAATTGATCGATGAACCCGCAAACGAATTTGTGCGGAATTTCATCGGTACCGAACGCATTAACCAGAAACGTTCATTTGGAGAGCGGCGTTTGAAGGAGTTTGTGTCTCTTTTTGAGACAGATTGGGCTGGAGAGGCCGAGCCGGCAGAGGCAGGAATGTCAGTCGGCGATGCCCATCAGCTATTGGAGCAAAGCGGCAAGCCGCGCCTCGCTGTAGTCGATAAAGGTGAAGTGGTCGGATTCGCCGGAGAACGTGAACTCTTGAGAGCTGCTCTTCAGGCAGGGAAGGGGGCAACGGCATGA